In Acidovorax sp. 106, the following proteins share a genomic window:
- the fabI gene encoding enoyl-ACP reductase FabI: MGFLTGKKLLITGVLSNRSIAYGIAKACHEQGAELAFSYVGERFKDRITDFAAEFNSKLIFDCDVGSDEQIERMFADLAQVWPKFDGFVHSIGFAPREAIAGNFLDGLSREGFRIAHDISAYSFPAMAKAALPYLNDKSSLITLSYLGALRSIPNYNTMGLAKASLEASVRYLAEAVGRTADGRSIRANGISAGPIKTLAASGIKDFGKLLSRVADASPLRRNVTIEDVGNVAAFLLSDLASGMTAEITYVDGGFSQTAGLSADQV, encoded by the coding sequence ATGGGTTTTCTGACCGGCAAGAAGCTGCTCATCACCGGCGTGCTGTCCAACCGCTCCATCGCCTACGGCATCGCCAAGGCCTGCCACGAACAAGGCGCCGAGCTGGCTTTCAGCTACGTGGGCGAGCGCTTCAAGGACCGCATCACCGACTTTGCCGCCGAGTTCAACTCCAAGCTGATCTTTGACTGTGATGTGGGCAGCGACGAGCAAATCGAGCGCATGTTTGCCGACCTGGCCCAGGTGTGGCCCAAGTTCGATGGCTTTGTGCACAGCATTGGCTTTGCCCCCCGCGAGGCGATTGCCGGTAACTTCCTCGACGGCCTGAGCCGCGAAGGTTTTCGCATCGCGCACGACATCAGCGCATACAGCTTCCCAGCCATGGCCAAGGCGGCCCTGCCTTACCTCAACGACAAGTCGTCGCTGATCACGCTGAGCTACCTGGGAGCGCTGCGCTCCATCCCCAACTACAACACCATGGGCCTGGCCAAGGCCAGCCTCGAAGCCTCGGTGCGCTACCTGGCCGAGGCCGTGGGACGCACGGCTGACGGCCGCAGCATCCGCGCCAACGGCATCAGCGCAGGCCCCATCAAAACGCTGGCCGCCAGCGGCATCAAGGACTTTGGCAAGCTGCTGTCCCGCGTGGCCGATGCCTCGCCCCTGCGCCGTAACGTGACGATTGAAGACGTGGGCAATGTGGCGGCCTTCCTGCTGTCCGACTTGGCCTCGGGCATGACGGCTGAGATCACCTACGTGGACGGCGGCTTCAGCCAGACGGCAGGCCTGAGCGCGGACCAGGTCTAA
- a CDS encoding extracellular solute-binding protein: MWLVAICSRWVRAVLCAVCGMVIGSASWAEHAYSQFGDVKYPVGFTHFDYVNPSAPKGGEIRLVPPIAVTNFDKFNPFTLKGTPPAGMLELVFESLLTGNLEEPSTGYGLLAEDVGVSPDGLSATFRIRKEARFSDGSAVLAADVVHSFNTLMSKQASPQFRTIFADIKTARMLGERLVKFEFASSNRELPLVAGSIPVFSRKWGAGKPFDEVVTDLPIASGPYRPSGAQLGRDITYVRDKNYWGASLPVRKGLYNFDRITYKLYLDDTSRFEGLKAGEYDLKREFVSKNWARQYTGKAFDSGVVKKQVFEHRNPGDFQGYTFNLRNPKFKDIRVRKAIALTMDFEWLNRQMFYGLYKRVEGYFPNSDFHASGLPGPAEMALLEPLRDKLNPEVFGPALRSPSTLPPSSLRDNLRQAKQLLAEAGWVYRDGALRDTKGEAFEIEYLNSQPSSVRLVSPMQIALKKLGIDLKIRNVDGALYQQRMDEFEFELGSLRIPGRTSPGSDLFEYFGSKAATTPGSANMWGITDPAVDSLIRSVLSAKSKEDVSAAMRALDRVLSHGYYSIPQWYSDEFFVGYRPAGFVLPTTIPPYYQPDSWAAATWWASPTNR; encoded by the coding sequence ATGTGGCTTGTTGCAATCTGCTCTCGTTGGGTCCGCGCGGTGTTGTGTGCTGTGTGTGGCATGGTTATTGGCTCGGCGTCATGGGCCGAACACGCCTATTCACAGTTTGGTGATGTGAAGTACCCGGTGGGCTTTACGCATTTTGACTATGTCAACCCTAGCGCTCCGAAGGGCGGAGAGATTCGTTTGGTCCCGCCCATTGCGGTCACCAATTTCGATAAATTTAATCCGTTCACGCTGAAAGGAACCCCGCCAGCGGGGATGTTGGAGTTGGTTTTCGAGTCACTGCTGACGGGTAACCTGGAGGAGCCGTCCACGGGATATGGATTGCTCGCAGAAGACGTGGGCGTGTCTCCTGATGGTTTATCGGCGACCTTCCGGATTCGTAAGGAAGCGCGTTTCAGCGATGGATCTGCGGTGCTGGCCGCTGATGTGGTTCATTCGTTCAACACGCTGATGAGCAAGCAGGCCTCACCCCAGTTTCGGACAATTTTTGCTGACATCAAGACAGCTCGCATGTTAGGCGAGCGACTGGTTAAATTTGAGTTCGCAAGCTCTAACCGAGAGTTGCCACTCGTAGCTGGAAGCATTCCCGTTTTCAGTCGGAAATGGGGTGCTGGGAAGCCTTTTGACGAAGTAGTCACTGATTTGCCGATTGCATCAGGACCTTATCGGCCTTCCGGGGCTCAGTTGGGTCGCGATATTACTTACGTTCGTGACAAGAACTATTGGGGGGCATCCTTGCCTGTGCGCAAGGGGCTGTATAACTTTGATCGGATCACCTACAAACTCTATTTGGACGACACCAGCCGTTTTGAGGGGCTAAAAGCGGGTGAATATGATTTGAAGCGGGAGTTCGTTTCAAAAAACTGGGCGCGCCAATACACGGGCAAAGCGTTTGATTCCGGTGTGGTCAAAAAGCAGGTGTTTGAGCATCGCAATCCTGGGGACTTCCAAGGCTACACATTCAACTTGCGTAATCCCAAGTTCAAGGACATTCGCGTCCGCAAAGCCATTGCACTGACGATGGATTTTGAATGGCTCAACCGTCAGATGTTCTATGGCTTGTACAAGCGGGTGGAGGGCTATTTCCCAAATAGCGATTTTCATGCGTCTGGGTTGCCAGGACCTGCAGAAATGGCCTTGCTTGAGCCACTGCGCGACAAGTTAAACCCCGAAGTTTTTGGCCCTGCCTTGCGATCACCCAGTACGCTACCGCCATCGAGCTTGCGGGATAACCTGCGCCAGGCAAAACAGTTGCTGGCGGAAGCGGGGTGGGTCTACCGCGACGGAGCATTGAGAGACACCAAAGGTGAGGCGTTCGAGATCGAATATCTGAATTCACAGCCATCGTCGGTGCGGTTGGTCAGCCCCATGCAGATTGCTTTGAAAAAGCTGGGAATTGATCTGAAGATACGTAATGTGGATGGGGCCTTGTATCAGCAGCGGATGGATGAGTTCGAATTCGAGTTGGGCAGCCTTCGCATTCCAGGGCGAACTTCTCCTGGTAGCGATCTCTTTGAATACTTTGGTTCCAAGGCCGCAACCACCCCGGGGTCAGCAAACATGTGGGGTATTACCGATCCGGCCGTGGACAGTCTGATTCGCTCGGTGCTCTCAGCAAAGTCCAAGGAAGATGTGTCTGCTGCGATGCGCGCACTGGATCGGGTGTTGTCGCACGGCTACTACTCGATTCCCCAGTGGTACAGCGACGAGTTTTTTGTGGGCTACCGGCCCGCTGGTTTTGTCTTGCCTACAACGATCCCGCCCTATTACCAGCCAGACTCCTGGGCTGCCGCCACATGGTGGGCTTCGCCAACCAACCGCTAG
- a CDS encoding arginine/lysine/ornithine decarboxylase produces the protein MKFRFPIIIIDEDYRSENTSGLGIRALAQAIEAEGFEVVGVTSYGDLSQFAQQQSRASAFILSIDDEEFSGGDGLDPIVLSLRNFIGEVRRKNTEVPIYVHGETKTSRHLPNDILRELHGFIHMFEDTPEFVARHIIREAKSYLEGVQPPFFKALLDYAEDGSYSWHCPGHSGGVAFLKSPVGQMYHQFYGENMLRADVCNAVEELGQLLDHNGAIGESERNAARIFNADHCFFVTNGTSTSNKMVWHHTVAPGDVVVVDRNCHKSILHSIIMTGAIPVFMKPTRNHFGIIGPIPQSEFEPAAIQAKIKANPLLKGVDAKKVKPRVLTLTQSTYDGVLYNTETIKGMLDGYVDNLHFDEAWLPHAAFHPFYGTYHAMGKKRTRPKHSVTYATQSIHKLLAGISQASHVLVQDSQTVKLDRPLFNEAYLMHTSTSPQYSIIASCDVAAAMMEPPGGTALVEESILEALDFRRAMRQVEDDFGKNDWWFKVWGPEKLVDEGMGRAEDWIIRSDSKSKKAGAKWHGFGQLADGFNMLDPIKSTIVTPGLNLDGKFDKTGIPASIVTKYLAEHGVVVEKTGLYSFFVMFTIGITKGRWNTLLTALQQFKDDYEKNQPMWRILPEFCQQHKRYERMGLKDLCQHVHEMYAKYDIARLTTEMYLSDLTPSMKPSDAYAHIAQRKTERVEIDHLEGRITVGLVTPYPPGIPLLIPGEVFNKKIVDYLKFAREFAKLCPGFETDIHGLVEVEDENGQVRFYADCVAKS, from the coding sequence ATGAAGTTTCGCTTTCCCATCATCATCATCGATGAAGACTATCGTTCCGAGAACACTTCGGGTCTCGGCATTCGCGCGTTGGCGCAGGCCATCGAGGCTGAGGGCTTCGAGGTGGTGGGGGTGACCAGCTATGGTGACCTGTCGCAGTTTGCGCAGCAGCAAAGCCGCGCCAGTGCGTTCATCTTGTCCATCGACGATGAGGAATTCTCGGGTGGCGACGGGCTTGACCCCATCGTGCTGAGCCTGCGCAATTTCATTGGTGAAGTGCGCCGCAAGAACACTGAAGTGCCCATCTATGTGCACGGCGAGACCAAGACCAGCCGCCACCTGCCCAACGACATCCTGCGCGAGCTGCACGGCTTCATCCACATGTTCGAGGACACCCCCGAATTCGTGGCGCGCCACATCATTCGCGAGGCCAAGAGCTACCTCGAAGGCGTACAGCCACCGTTCTTCAAAGCGCTGCTCGACTATGCCGAAGACGGCTCGTACAGCTGGCACTGCCCAGGCCACTCCGGTGGCGTGGCGTTTTTGAAGAGCCCTGTGGGCCAGATGTACCACCAGTTCTATGGCGAGAACATGCTGCGCGCCGACGTGTGCAACGCGGTGGAAGAACTGGGCCAGCTGCTGGACCACAACGGCGCCATCGGCGAATCTGAGCGCAACGCCGCGCGCATCTTCAATGCCGACCACTGCTTCTTCGTGACCAACGGCACATCCACATCGAACAAGATGGTGTGGCACCACACCGTGGCGCCCGGCGATGTGGTGGTGGTAGACCGCAACTGCCACAAGTCCATCCTGCACAGCATCATCATGACCGGGGCCATCCCGGTGTTCATGAAGCCCACGCGCAACCATTTCGGCATCATTGGGCCCATCCCGCAAAGCGAGTTCGAGCCCGCCGCCATCCAGGCCAAGATCAAGGCCAACCCGCTGCTCAAGGGCGTGGATGCCAAAAAGGTCAAGCCCCGCGTACTGACGCTGACCCAGTCCACCTACGACGGCGTGCTCTACAACACCGAGACCATCAAGGGCATGCTCGATGGCTACGTGGACAACCTGCACTTTGACGAAGCCTGGCTGCCGCACGCGGCGTTCCACCCGTTTTATGGCACCTACCACGCCATGGGCAAGAAGCGCACGCGGCCCAAGCACTCGGTGACATACGCCACGCAGTCCATCCACAAGCTGCTCGCCGGCATCAGCCAGGCATCGCACGTGCTGGTGCAGGACTCGCAAACCGTGAAGCTCGACCGGCCCTTGTTCAACGAGGCCTATCTGATGCACACCTCGACCAGCCCGCAGTACAGCATCATTGCCAGCTGCGACGTGGCTGCGGCCATGATGGAGCCGCCCGGCGGCACCGCGCTGGTGGAAGAAAGCATTCTGGAAGCGCTGGACTTCCGCCGCGCCATGCGCCAGGTGGAAGATGACTTCGGTAAGAACGACTGGTGGTTCAAGGTCTGGGGCCCAGAAAAGCTGGTGGACGAAGGCATGGGCCGCGCCGAAGACTGGATCATCCGCAGCGATAGCAAGAGCAAGAAGGCGGGCGCCAAGTGGCACGGCTTTGGCCAGTTGGCCGACGGCTTCAACATGCTGGACCCGATCAAGTCCACCATCGTCACGCCGGGCCTGAACCTGGACGGCAAGTTCGACAAGACGGGCATCCCCGCCTCCATCGTCACCAAGTACCTGGCCGAGCACGGCGTGGTGGTCGAGAAGACGGGCCTGTACAGCTTCTTCGTGATGTTCACCATCGGCATCACCAAGGGCCGCTGGAACACGCTGCTGACAGCGCTGCAGCAGTTCAAGGACGACTACGAGAAGAACCAGCCTATGTGGCGCATCCTTCCCGAGTTCTGCCAGCAGCACAAGCGCTACGAGCGCATGGGCCTCAAGGACCTGTGCCAGCACGTGCACGAGATGTACGCCAAGTACGACATCGCGCGCCTGACGACCGAGATGTACCTGTCGGACCTGACGCCTTCCATGAAGCCCTCGGATGCGTACGCCCACATTGCCCAGCGCAAGACCGAGCGCGTGGAGATCGACCACCTGGAAGGCCGCATCACCGTGGGCCTGGTCACGCCTTACCCACCGGGCATTCCGCTGCTCATTCCTGGCGAAGTTTTCAACAAGAAGATCGTGGACTATCTCAAATTCGCCCGCGAATTTGCCAAGCTGTGCCCCGGCTTTGAAACCGACATCCACGGCCTGGTGGAAGTGGAAGACGAGAACGGGCAGGTTCGTTTCTACGCGGACTGCGTGGCCAAATCTTGA
- a CDS encoding DNA ligase gives MHRRRCLNWLGLAPLSTLLPLAVPPAWAADAPALLLANVYRPGMPLADYWVSEKYDGVRGYWDGQTLRTRGGETVAAPAWFTAGWPNTPMDGELWAGRGRFTHAQSTTRQQQPDDVAWRQMRFMVFDLPAHGGVFDERLSALKALVTSIQQNWVQAVPQQRVATDAALQALLQRTVRAGGEGLMLHKGSSLYRSGRSDDLIKLKTHEDTEARVVGHLPGKGKHAGRLGALLVEMPTGQRFKLGAGLTDADRADPPPIGSWVTYRFRGTHEGGLPRFASFVRVRLDMPAATAPTSIQQ, from the coding sequence ATGCACCGCAGACGCTGCCTGAACTGGCTGGGCCTGGCGCCCCTGAGCACCCTCCTGCCGCTGGCAGTGCCCCCGGCTTGGGCCGCCGACGCACCCGCCTTGCTTTTGGCCAACGTGTACCGCCCTGGCATGCCCTTGGCCGACTACTGGGTCAGCGAGAAGTACGACGGAGTGCGCGGCTACTGGGACGGGCAGACGCTGCGCACGCGCGGCGGAGAGACCGTGGCAGCACCCGCGTGGTTTACCGCGGGCTGGCCCAACACGCCCATGGATGGCGAGCTGTGGGCCGGGCGCGGGCGCTTTACACACGCCCAGTCCACCACACGGCAGCAGCAGCCTGATGATGTGGCCTGGCGGCAGATGCGCTTCATGGTGTTTGATCTGCCCGCCCACGGGGGCGTTTTTGACGAACGCCTGAGCGCATTGAAAGCACTGGTCACCTCCATCCAACAAAACTGGGTGCAGGCCGTGCCCCAGCAACGGGTGGCCACCGATGCCGCCTTGCAGGCCCTGCTGCAACGCACGGTGCGCGCCGGGGGCGAGGGGCTGATGCTGCACAAAGGCAGCTCGCTGTACCGGTCAGGCCGCAGTGACGACCTCATCAAGCTCAAGACCCACGAAGACACCGAGGCTCGGGTGGTGGGGCATTTGCCCGGCAAAGGCAAACACGCCGGGCGGCTGGGCGCGCTGCTGGTGGAGATGCCCACAGGCCAACGATTCAAGCTGGGTGCAGGCCTGACCGACGCCGACCGCGCCGACCCACCGCCCATTGGCAGCTGGGTGACCTACCGCTTTCGCGGCACACACGAGGGCGGCTTGCCACGTTTTGCCAGCTTTGTGCGGGTGCGGCTGGACATGCCAGCGGCCACAGCGCCCACGTCGATTCAACAATAA
- a CDS encoding NfeD family protein, protein MAESTLWWLLAGGIVAAELLTGTFYLLMLALGVAAAAIAAHLGMATTLQIVTAAVVGGGSVIGWHAVRRKRPGDPSARADRSVNLDVGETILIDHWNPDGTASVKYRGATWTAIHRTGVQPATGMHRVAELVGNRLLVDPI, encoded by the coding sequence ATGGCGGAATCCACCCTCTGGTGGCTATTGGCCGGGGGAATTGTGGCGGCAGAACTGCTCACCGGCACCTTCTATTTGCTCATGCTGGCCTTGGGCGTGGCCGCTGCAGCCATCGCGGCCCACCTGGGCATGGCCACCACGCTGCAAATAGTGACGGCCGCCGTGGTGGGCGGAGGATCGGTCATCGGCTGGCATGCCGTGCGGCGCAAGCGCCCCGGCGACCCATCTGCCCGCGCCGACCGCAGCGTGAACCTGGATGTGGGCGAAACCATTCTGATCGACCACTGGAACCCCGACGGCACCGCCAGCGTGAAGTACCGCGGCGCCACCTGGACGGCCATCCACCGCACAGGCGTGCAGCCCGCCACGGGCATGCACCGGGTGGCCGAACTGGTCGGCAACCGCTTGCTGGTGGACCCGATCTGA